One Manihot esculenta cultivar AM560-2 chromosome 18, M.esculenta_v8, whole genome shotgun sequence genomic window carries:
- the LOC122722416 gene encoding polygalacturonase ADPG2-like produces MCVAYFAFHFSSLCVTARHIEALKSLRVQSAVFDVKNYGGKADGKSDISKALLGAWKEACSAKGSNIVVAKTLLSIASITAPGDSVNTDGISHRAFKRDQHYNSNIANGDDCISIGGASEQNKDHKRTMWTGHGISVGSLGRPLMNCLRNFRKELHLYDTDNGGEN; encoded by the exons ATGTGCGTCGCCTATTTTGCTTTTCATTTTAGCTCACTTTGTGTCACTGCACGACATATTGAGGCGTTGAAATCTCTTCG AGTTCAATCTGCcgtatttgatgtgaaaaattatGGTGGTAAAGCCGATGGCAAGTCAGATATTAGCAAG gcATTATTGGGCGCGTGGAAAGAGGCTTGTTCAGCAAAGGGTTCCAACATAGTT GTGGCAAAAACCTTACTTTCGATCGCTTCGATCACTGCACCAGGAGATAGCGTCAATACAGATGGAATTTCACATCGGGCATTCAAACGGGATCAACATTATAATTCAAATATTGCCAACGGCGATGACTGCATCTCCATTGGTGGTGCCAGCGAACAAAATAAGGATCACAAACGTACGATGTGGACAGGACATGGCATTAGCGTGGGAAGTTTAGGAAGACCACTGATGAATTGTCTCCGGAATTTTCGTAAGGAACTGCACCTCTATGACACCGACAATGGAGGAGAGAATTAA